In the Haloferax marinisediminis genome, CTGGGGTCCAGCAAGTGTACTACACGATGGGTGATGCAGACTTCGTCGTCATCTCACGTCTCCAAAACCGCGACCAGATGAACAACCTCATCGACGAGGTCGTCAGCATCAAAGGCGTCGACGAGACGTCCTCACGGTTCGTTATGAAAGAACTGACCACCGACACGGGTGTCTTTTCGAACCTCTCTTCGGCGATGCGTGCGAAACTCCTCGAATACTGATGACTGGGGTGTCGTAGCGACCCGTCGCAGTCGGGGATTCGGTCGATTCCGTCGGCGAAGTTAAGAGGGTTGACTTGGACTCGTATCCATGGCAAGTCAAGACACGCCACAGCGACGCGTCCCCTCTCGGGGAGACGCCTCTCCGACGACACGGGTACGACGCCTCCGACAGCAGTGGGGTGAGTACCCGTGACCAAAACACTGCTCGACGAGATGCGCACCCAGGCCGAGCGTCTGGGGTTCAGCCTGCCGGACGAACTGCTCACCGAAATCGCCGAGTCGACTCAGTCCGACTCGGACAGTGACTTCGAGGCGACTGTGAGCAGTGGAACCGACCGTGGTCACGTCGCGGACGACGCTGAAAATGCCCTTCTTGCAGTCTACGACGAACCGCGTGTTCACACCGATTCTGGCATCCTCGCCGGCGTGACGGTCGCGGTCAAGGACAACATCGCTGTCGCCGACCTGGAGATGACGTGTGGCTCAGCGGCGTACGCTCTCGTTCCATCGTTCGACGCACCAGCGGTCAGCCGCCTATTAGACGAGGGGGCGACACTCGTCGGAAAGGCAAACATGGAACCGTTCGCGATGGGCCCGACCGGTGAGTTCAGTGACTTCGGTCACGTGACGAACCCGCTAGACCCCGACCGTGTTGCAGGCGGTTCTTCGAGTGGGAGTGCTGCTGCCGTTGCGGCTGGGACTGTCGACGTCGCTCTCGGAACTGACACTGGTGGGAGCATTCGAATCCCTGCTGCCTGTTGTGGCGTCGTCGGTGTCAAACCTAGCCACCGACTCGTTCCACGGTACGGCTTCGTCGACTTTGCTCCGTCCCTCGACACCATCGGTCCCATTAGCACTGACGTACAGACAGGCGCGAAGGCGCTTGCGACGATGGCGGGTCCCGACCCACGCGACCCGACCGCTGCGAATCGACCTATGGACCCCGATGCTGTCGACGAGACGCTCGACTCACCCGAGGGGTTGACTGTCGGTGTCCCAGACACACCGTTCGACCGGTCGGACGAGAGGGTCGCAGACGCGGTCCGCGAAGTCGTCGACCGACTCGAAGACCTCGGCATCACCGTCGAACCTGTCGAACTCGACCTTGGCGAGACAGAGTTTGCCTACCTCAGCATTGGGTCTGCAGAGTTCTCTTGGTTACTCGCTGGAAACGGCGTCGTCAGAGGACAGGGAACCGGCTACAGTGAAGAACTCCGAGACGCGTTCGAACGGGCCCGGAACGAAGGCCTCGGAGAACACGTGGCGAGACGAATTCTCCCGCCTGCGTTCCTCGATGCGACGACTGGTGGGGCGGTGTACGCGTCAGCGCGTCGCGAGGGAATCGCGTTTGGCGAGCGACTCGCAACCGTGTTCGAACAGGTTGACGCCATCGTCACGCCCACGCTCCGTTCGCTCCCCCCCGGACTGGGGGAGACGACGACCCGAGACGACTTCATCCCGCTCTTGGGTAACACTGCGCCGTTCAACATCGCTGGCACTCCAGCAGTTTCGGTTCCGGTGACGACGCTCGACGGCCATCCAGTAAGCGCGCAGGCAATCGCCCCGCAATTCGAAGATAGCCGTGCACTTCAGGTCGCCCGTTCACTGGAGCGCGTCGCTGACTGAGTCTTCGCCGTCATAGTGTGAACGCTTTTGTATTAGGCAAGTGTTGTCATGTACTATGGCAATAGATACCGTGATTAACGGTGGGACAGTTGTCACTGACTCGGCGATGTTCGAGGCGAGTGTGGCGATGAACGACGGAAAAATCGTCGCGGTGGGCGATGCCGACTCGATGCCGGAGGCCGACGAGGTTGTCGACGCGACCGGCCTGTTGGTCATGCCCGGTATCATCGACCCACACGTCCACATCGACGACCAGTTCTCGGTCGACTCCTACGAGACTGGAACGAGTGCTGCGGCACTTGGAGGGGTAACGACGTACATCGACTTCGCCTGGCAGGCATGGCTTGGTGACCTGAGTCCCTTCGATGCCGAGGGAACCCTTCTCGAAGGCGTCCGTCGAAAACAGAAGAAAGGCGAGACTGCGCTCATCGACTACAGTCTCCACGGTGCAATCACGCGAGAGGACCCCGAGGTACTCGACGAATTAGCGGACGTCGTCGACGCGGGTGTCACGTCGTTCAAGATGTTCACGGCGTACGAG is a window encoding:
- a CDS encoding amidase, encoding MTKTLLDEMRTQAERLGFSLPDELLTEIAESTQSDSDSDFEATVSSGTDRGHVADDAENALLAVYDEPRVHTDSGILAGVTVAVKDNIAVADLEMTCGSAAYALVPSFDAPAVSRLLDEGATLVGKANMEPFAMGPTGEFSDFGHVTNPLDPDRVAGGSSSGSAAAVAAGTVDVALGTDTGGSIRIPAACCGVVGVKPSHRLVPRYGFVDFAPSLDTIGPISTDVQTGAKALATMAGPDPRDPTAANRPMDPDAVDETLDSPEGLTVGVPDTPFDRSDERVADAVREVVDRLEDLGITVEPVELDLGETEFAYLSIGSAEFSWLLAGNGVVRGQGTGYSEELRDAFERARNEGLGEHVARRILPPAFLDATTGGAVYASARREGIAFGERLATVFEQVDAIVTPTLRSLPPGLGETTTRDDFIPLLGNTAPFNIAGTPAVSVPVTTLDGHPVSAQAIAPQFEDSRALQVARSLERVAD